The genomic segment CGAGCAGTTCGACGAGGCCTTCCGGGCGACGGTCACGTCCGACCTCCCGGAGCGCGCGGTCGTCACCGCCAACGCCGGCGTCCGGTCGGTGATCGACAACCTCGTCGAGAACGCGATCGAACACAACGACACGGCCGAGCCACGCGTCGACGTGACGGTCGTGAGCGGCCCGAACACCGTCAGGATCGCGGTCGCCGACAACGGATCAGGTATCCCACCGGACCGGCGAGCGGACCTGTTACACCCCGAGACGACCGACGAGGGCGGTGGCCTCTCGCTCGTCTCGACGCTCGTCGACAACTTCGGTGGGGAGATCAGCCTCGGGGAGTCGGCGTGGGGCGGGGCCGCCGTCGAAGTGACGCTCCCGGCCGCCGACTCGGACCCCGAATGAGGCCGGCTACCGCCAGCTCGTCCAGCCGCCGTCGACGACCAGCGACTCGCCGGTGACGTAGCTGGCGAGATCGCTCGCCAGGAACACGGCCGCCCGCCCGATGTCCTCGGGCTGTCCGTACCGGCCCAGCGGTACCTGCTGGGTGAACGCCTCGGCCTGGTCCGGATCGCCGCCGCTGTCGCCGCCGATCATCGTCTCGATCCCGCCGGGATGGATCGCGTTGACCCGGATGCCCTCGCTCCCGAACCGGTGGGCGAGCGAGTAGGTCAGCATCGTCAGACCGCCCTTCGAGGCCGAATAGGTCGGCCAGTTCCCGTTGCCGAACAGCCCCGCGATGCTGGAGATGTTGATGATGGAGCCACCGTCGCCGTCGAGCATCCGTTCGGCGGCCAGTTGGGCGCCGACGTACGCCCCTTTGAGGTTGATATCCATCGTCCGTTCGTAGTCGTCGTCGCTCACGTCGAGGAACTCCTCGGGCTGCCAGATCCCGGCGTTGTTGACCATCACCGAGACGCCGCCGAACTCGTCGGCCGCGTCCATCGCCGCGGCCAGGTCGGCCCGATCCGTCACGTCACAGTCGACGAAGGTGGCGTCGGCGTCGGTCTCCGCTCGGATCAACTCGTGGGTCGGGGTCCCGTCTTCTTTTGGCCCCTCCCGGATGTCGGCGACCACGACGGCGTCGGCCCCGTAGTCGGCGAATTCGCGTGCGATTCCACGTCCGATACCGGAGCTACCGCCGGTTACGACCGCGACGCGGCCGTCCAGTAGTGTCATTTGGGAACACCACGTTCGTGTAGAATCAGCTAGGTATTGAATAGTTGGGTGAGTGTCTCGTCCAGCCCGCCCCGTGCCGAGTCGTTCGCACGGCGGCGCTGGCCCCACGGTCGTCCGTACCGTCGTCTCTGCCGTGGATGGAACGGCCGTTTGACTCACCAGAGCATCTAAGTTTCTCCTGTCGCGACACGTCTACATGTCCACTCCCCTCCGGCGGGTCCTTCTCGGGACTCCACAGCCAGTCACGCCCAGGCTGTTGTGGCCGCTGGTCGGTCTCACCGCGCTCGCTGTCTCGGCTGTCGGCTACGCCTCCGGCCTCGTGACCGTCTCGGGCGGCGTCGTCTGGCTCCCGGCGTTCGCCGCGTGGATCGGCGCGCTCGGGGCCGCCGTCGTCGGCTACTGTCGGGGCGGCGCCCTCGCCGGCTGGGCCGTCACCGCCGCGGCGCTCGTCGGTCATCACGTCTCCCGTGCTGTCTCCGTGGACTCACTGGGCGAGCGCGTGGCTTTCCTCTTCCGTCCCGACGCACTCGGGTGGTACGCTGCGATGGCACTGCTCGTCGGGGTCGGTCCGTTCGTCCTCGGAAGCGCCCTGCGGTGGGGTGCAGACGCCCTTCGCGGGGCGCCTGGACACACCGCCCGCGAGTAGCGCCGGCGACTCACTGCTCGTCGGCTGTGATGTCCGTCGCCAGCGGGAGTTCGACGACGAACTCCGCACCCTCGTCGCCGTCGACGACCCGGACCTCGCCGCCGTACTTCTCGACCAGGTTGTCGACCAGATACAGCCCCAGGCCAGTGCCGGAACTCTCCAGCCCCTTCTCGCCGCGACCGAAGATTTCCTGCTTGCGCTCGTCGGGGACGCCAGGGCCGTTGTCGGCGATCCGCACCTCGGCGACCTCTTCGCCCGTCGACGCGGAGACGGTCACTCTGGGGACCTCGGAGTCGTTGTGCTGGATCCCGTTGGCGATGATGTTCCGGAAGACAGAGGAGAGGAGTTCGTCCGCGACCACCGCGGTATCCGGGAGCGTCTCCTCGACGGTGACGACCGCTCTGTCGTAGGCCGACCCGACCTCGTCGACCTGCGCTTCCAGCACGGGCCGCAGTGAGACCGTCGTCAGTTCCTCGTGGCCCGACAGCATCGTCTCTGTCAGGTCCCGTGCCTGCCGGGTGAGGTCGACGACGTGCTGGCCGCTCTCTGCGAGTCGGTCCAGATACTGCATCCCCTCGTCGTCGACGTACCCGTGCAACACGTCGGCCATGCCGAGGATGACCTGCATGTCGTTTCGGATGTCGTGGCGGGTGACCTGGTTCAGGATCTCCAGGTTCCGGGTCTGTTCGCGGAGTTCGGCCTCGCGGCGCTGCTGGACCGTCACGTCCTGGATCGCGCCGACGATCCCGCTGTTGCCGTCCCGGCTGTAGCCGTGTCGTTCCACGACAACGTCGCGCTGTTCGCCGCCGAGTTCGACGGTCAGTTCCAGTCGTTCGCTGCCCCCGCCGTCGAGCAGTTCTGCCTCCGCCGCGTCACAGACCTCGGCGAGTTCCGGCTGGAACTCCGCGGTCCGACTGCCGATGATCGCGTCCCGGTCCCGGTCGACGAAGGACGCGAACGCGTCGTTACAGGCGACGTACCGACCCGTCTCGTCTTTGAGAAACGCGGGGATCGGAACACAGTCGAGGACCGCAGACAGCCGCGCGTCCGCGTGTCGGCGGGCACTCAGTGCGTCCCGGAAGCGGTCGGCAAACGACGGCGGTTGAGTCTCGGTCGCGCCGGCCGTGTGCTCGATCGCCGACGCGACACGCGGCGGTCCGCCCTGTGGCGGCGCGCGTTCCACGTAGTCGGTGGCACCGGCTTCGAGGCCGTCGACGACGGTCTCGGGTGCCGTCTCGGTAGCAGCGATCAGCAATACCGCCCCGATACCGTCGAGCGCATCGACGCCGACCGACGGTTCGAGGTCGAGCGTCGCGAGGTCCAGCGCGACGACATCCACGGCGGCGCCGACGGCGTCGACCGTCTCGACCCGCCCGAGTTCGGTTTCTCCGAGGTGAGAACGGGTCCGGTCGACGTAGTGCTCGTCACGACTCAGAACGACCGCCTGACGCGCGTCCATGGTCCGTTCGGAATCCAGCACTGCAGCACCGTCAATGTGTCTGTCAGCCATCCGTTTCGACACTGCGCCGGAGGTACAACGTCACGACCCCACCGTCGTCGGTGTTCTCGACAGAGAGCCCGCCGCCGGCGTTCTCGACGGCCCACTTGACGAGCCAGAGCCGGATGCCCTGCGTGTGTTCCAGGGGGGACTCGCTGCCGGCGTCCAGTGCCGAGCGCTCGATCTCCGAGAACGCCATCCCAGGGAACCGCACGGCCAGTTCGACGGAGGGGCTCGGCGGCTCGTCGGTGACCTGCAACGAGACCTGCCCGGCCGGGGCACCCCACTTCCCGACGGCGTGTTCGACGAGTTGTTCGAGACACAGTTCCAGTTGTGCGGGACAGATCGCGCTCGCGGCGGGCGCGCCCGCCACGGTGAACTCGACGCCAGGGTACACCGCCCGGAGGTCCCCGACTGCCGACCGAACGAGGGTCGGCACGTCGAGTGGGACACTCGACTGGTCCGGATCACTGCCCAGATGGAACTGTCTCACCGCGTCGGCGGTGTCGAGCAGTTCGTCGGAGGCGGTCTGGATCGCTTCCGCGGCCTCGCTGATCGACGCCGGGTCCATCTCCTCGGCGTTGGCCGCGACGTGTTCGGCACGGCCGGAGACCACGGTCAGCTTGTTCCGGAAGTTGTGCCGGAGCACTCGATCCAGCACCGTCAGGCGTCCCTGCTGTGCGCGGATCGCGGAGATGTCGCGAGCGATCGCGATCACCCGGTCGCCCGCCGAGTCCGAGACCGACTCGTGTTCGAACTTCACCTGGAAGGTCCGGGACTGTCCGGTCGGGAGCGTGAGCGTGAGTTCCCGTTCCTGTGTCCGCCCCGTCTCGACGACGACCCGGCAGGCACGCCGGACGACCGACGCCTGCTCCGACGGGAGGATATCGGTCAACGCGGTCGTCGGCGTCGCACGAAAGTCCACCTCGAACACGTCTGTCGCCGCGGCGTTCGCGTGGACCACGGTCGTGTCGGCACGGAGCACGACGACCGGGTCGCTGACCGACTCGAAGACGTGTTCGTACTGTTCGAGCAGGCGTTTCCGCTCGATCTGCTCGGTCACGTCCTGCTGGAACCCCAGGAAGTGCGTCACCGTCCCTGCGTCGTCGTAGACGGGCACGATATCCAGTTGGTTCCAGAACGCCTCGCCGTCGCGCCGGTAGTTGCGGATGACGACCGACACCGATTCCCTGGCGTCGATTGCCGTCCGGATCTCGGCCACCGTCGATTCGTCGGTCCCCTCCCCCTGGAGGAACCGACAGTTCCGACCCAGGGCGTCGGGCAGCGAGTAGCCGGTTATGTCGACGAACCCCTGGTTGACGTATATCAGGTGTTCGTCCTCGGCCTGTGCGTCGGCGATGCTGATACCGATGTCGGCGTTGTCCATCGCCCGGCCGTACAGTTCGAGGCGCTTCCAGCGCTGTGACGCGATGAGCGAGTACTGACGGATCGCGACGAGGCCGTCGACGCGGGCCCGGATGGCGCGTTTCGACGACGGAATCGTCAGGATCCCGTCCAGCGCCCGCCCCAGCGAGTCACCGTATCGGGACCAGGGATCGGGGACGCTCTCGGGGACCAACAGCAAGACCGGCGCCATCGTCGGCCGCTGCTCGCGTTTCCACTCGCGGAGGCGGTCGCGACACTCCGGGAACGCCTCGGCGCTGACCACGCAGATGTCGGTCGCGTCCGGAACGGCACCCTCAGATGTCGGACCTCGTACGCCGACAGCGTCGTGGTCAAAAGGTCCCGGTCTCGTCCCGCCGGAGCGGCGAGGGTGACCGTTGTCGCCGCCGTCTCCGGAAGGGGGACTGCGCCGCCCGCGCTATCACCGCTCGTGATCCAGTTTGGCGAGCGGTCACCGGACATCAGTCTCCCTCGTCGACTCGTTCGGGCACGCCGGTCAGCACGCCGCGATACCCCTCCAGCGGCGGTCCAACGTCGATGCCGTCGGGGCCGAGATCGAACGCCCTGATCGTCTGCTCGAACGCCCCGTAGCGCTTTTTCAGGACCCCGACGACCTTCCGGACCTCGCCGTCCAGTTCCACGTACCGGAGAAACACGATGTTGTCCGCGAGGTAACTGATCGCCTCGTCCGATGCCATCAGGTCGCCCGTGACGGTTCCGATCTCGTCGAGCAGGAACGTCGTCACGCCCATCCGCTTGAGATACCGACAGAGTGCGTGGAGTTCCCTGGTGAGTTGGTCCTGTGAATCGCCGCCGCGGAGCCCCAGTCGGTAGCCGGAGATGCCGTCGATCACTACCATCCTCGCGCCGTCCTCCTCGACGGCTGTCCTGACCGTGTCGGCGAACTCGTCCGGGCTCCGGGTCAGCGACTCGACCTCTGTCAGCAGCAACTCGCCCGACTCGACCAGTTCATCGATCCCGATGCCCAGTTGCTCGGTCCGATAGCGAAAGTCCGACGCGAGTTCCTCGAACAGGAACCCGTGTGGTGTCTCTCCCCGCTGGGCGGCCGCCCGCAGGAACACCGTCGCCAGCGTCGTCTTCCCGACCCCAGACGGGCCGGAGATCAACGTCACCGAACCGCGCTGTACCCCGCCACCGAGCAGGCTGTCGAGCGCGTCGATCCCCGACCCGATCTGCTCGCGGGGGACCTCCCGCTGGTGATCGCCGGGGACCAGTTTCGGGTACACCCGACCGCCCGTCTCCGACCGGATCCGGTACGTGTGCCTGCCCCCGGCGTAGCCCGAGCCACGGAACTTCGTCACTTCCAGGCTCCGGTGGTCCGTGGTCCGGCGAATCTCGATCGCCGCGTCGCCGAGAAACTGCACGTCCCGCTCTTCGGCCTCGCTGGTCACCTGTGCGGTACAGACCGTGGTGATCGACCGCTCTTTGAGCGCGTTGGCGAGCGAGGAGATGTGCCGGCGGAACTGATAGTCGTCGGGCAACAGCGCGCGCAGTTCGGTCAGCGGGTCGATCACCAGTCGGTCGGGCGACTCCTGGTCGATCGCGTCCGCGATCTGCCCGATGAGTTCGTCGCCCTCCGCCTGGCCGGGCGACAGGACGGAGTAACTCTGATCGCTGAAAAACCGCGATCCCTGCTCGCTGAGATCCAGGATGACGACGCCCGAGAGATCGATCCCGAGCGCGGCGGCGTTCCTGCGGAGGTCGTCCGCCCGCTCTTCGAATCCGACGTACAGGCCCGTCTCGCCGGCGGCCAGAAACTGCAACGCGAGAATCGTCTTGCCGGTCCCCGGGCCACCGTTGACGATCGCTGTCTGTCCGCGGAGGAAGCCACCCTGCAACACGGTATCGAGGCCGGATGTCCCCGACGGGACTCGCTCGACATCGACGGAATCTGCCATACGTACACAAGGAGGGGTGACCAGTGATAAAACCTCTCGCCGTCCGGCGACCGCCACTACAGCGGGAACGACCGAACGATGCCCGTGAGGCGGTTCCGGAGGCGACGGCCCAGGCTGCCGGTCAGTTCGTGGATTCGATCCATCTCCGCGGGGGACAGTTCGAAGTCGAAGACGGCGAGGTTCGTTTCGAGGTGGTCGCGGCCCCGGGCTTTCGGAATCGCGACGACCTGTTCCTGCTGGACGAGCCACCTGAGTGCGACCTGCGCCGGGTGCTTGTCGTACCGGTCGCCGATCGACGCGAGCACCTCGTCGTCGAGCACGTCGCCCTGTGCCAGCGGGCTGTACGCCGTCAGCGCCAACCCGTTTTCCGTACAATACTGCTGGAGTTCGCGCTGGTCCTTGTAGGGGTGGTACTCCACCTGATCGGTGACGATCGGTACGTCGACGGCGGTGCGTGCGTCGGCGAGCTGTCTGCGGGTGAAGTTGCTGACACCGAGGTGCCTGACCAGGCCGTCGGCACGGAGGTCGGCCATCGCACCGAGCGTCTCCTCGACCGGGACTCGTGGGTGGGGCCAGTGGATCAGCAACAGGTCGACGGTGTCGAACCCCAGGCGGTCCAGACCCGCCCGGGCCGCGCGCCGGACATCGTCGGCGCGGAGGTTCGACCGCCACACCTTGGTCGTCACGAACACGTCGTCCCTGTCGACCGGCGACGCCGCGATGGCGTCCCCGACGGCTGCCTCGTTCTCGTAGTACTCGGCCGTGTCGACGTGGCGATACCCCAGGTCCAGTGCCGTCCGAACGGCCTCACGGCATTCCCGCTCGTCCATCTGAAACGTTCCCAACCCGAGCGCCGGAACCGTGGCGTCGCCGGCGGAGACGTGTTCCATACGCCTGCTACGGCGGGCAGCGAAGAGTATGTGACGCCCTCTCCCGAGAGTGGCTCACAGGGTCGCTCAGTCACGGTTTGAGCGACAGCCGCCTTTAGGTGTGTGGTGTGAGTAGGCCGAACTACGATGACAACCGTCCTCCACGCCCTCCGTGCCGTCGGCCTCGCTGCGGTCGATCTCGCCGTCGGTGCCCTCCTCTTTGGCGTCACGACCTCCCCGATCGGTCTCCTGGTGATCGCCGTCGGCCTGCTCGTCTTGCTCCACGTCACGTACACCGGCGCTGTCCACGCCCGCACGGCCCTCACCGAACGCAGGCGGCCGGAAGGGGTCTGACCGGTCGGCGGTGCAACCCCGCGGTGTGTCCCACTCGGTCAGGGTAACCGATCCTCGTCGAGCGGCCGCAGGATACCGACCGATCCCCTGAACTCCTCGCCCTCGTACGGGAGGACGGCCATGTGGTCGCGGAACTCGATCTCCTCGCCGTCGGCAGTCACCAGCGTCGCCGGGAACCGCGACGTGTCCGGTCCCGCCGAGGAGAGCAGGTCACCGAGCTCGTCTTCGGCCCGCTCAACGACCTCCGGCGGCTTGATGTAGTCGGTCGGTTCCCCGACGATGTCCTCGCGGTCGCGATCCAGCGTCTCCGCGAGCTCGTCGTTGACCCACCTGAACCGTCCCGTCTCGTCGACGACGTAGATCGGATACCCGAGCGCTTTCAGCACGGTGTCGTAACGGTCGGCGCGGCGGGTGGCACGGTAGCGCTGGACGCCCTCCCGAATGCGGTTTTGTAGTCGGTCCCACTGTTCGGTGCCGCCCTTCTGGAGGTAGCCGGTCAGGCCGGCGTTGAGCGCCGTGCTCGCGACCTCCTCGCCGCCGCGACCGGTGAACAGAATATAGGGGAAGTCCGGATGAGGGAACTGCTCTGTGAGTTCCTCGTACAGCTCTAGTCCGTCCAGCCGGGGCATATCGTAGTCACTGACGACACAGTCGAACTCCGTGGGGTCGAACACCGCCAGGATATCCTCGGGGTCGGTCCGCGTCGTCACCTGGAGGTCGTCCGCACGCCCGAGCATCAGCTCGGCGAGCTCGGTCATGGAGCTGTCGTCGTCGACGTGGAGTACTTGAATACCTGACACTGCGATCTGTCTTGGTATCGTCCATCGATGTATAAAAATGCAAGCTCCGACGGGGGTCGTCCGACCGTCTTTGCGCCCCCGGTTATCGGCACCACGCGGCGAGCACGCGCTCCCGCGACCGAGTCAGCGTCGTGAGGTGGTCGGTGTCCGTGACGTGGAGTTCGGCGTCGGGCAGTCGGTCGGCCAGTTCCCTGGCCCCGGCCAGCGGGACGTTCGTGTCCCGGCTTCCGTGCCAGAGCCTGACCGGCGTATCGACGGCCGCCACGTCGAACCCCCACGGGTCGGCCAGCAGTCGCGCTTCGGTCACGACGCCGCTTCGGGTCCGCTCGACGGCCGTGAGGAACTCCTCGCGGACGATCCGTGCGTCGGCGTCGTCCATCGCCGCCCGCCCGTCCGCGGTCGTGTACTGCGAGACGACGAACGACGGGGGAGCCGGCGGGCCAGCGCACCGGTCGCGGCGAACAGCCCGCCCAGGAGCCAGCCGGCGTGGGTCCCGAGGCTCCCGAAGAGGCGCTGCACCGGCGGTGTCCGGTCCTCGAACTGCGGCGGCACTGCGCCCGAGACGACTGCGACGCCCTCGATCCGATCGGGGCGCGTCGCTGCAAGCGCGAGCGCGTGCGGGCCGCCGCCGGAGAAGCCCAGGACGGATGTCGAATCGATCCCGGCTTCGTCGAGCACCGGAACGGCGAACGCCGCGGTGTCCCGGAGGCGGCGACCGGGCCACGCGCTCGACCGACCGTATCCGGGCCGGTCGATGGCGACGACCCGAACCGAGTGGCTCCGCCCCAGTTCGTCGAACAGCGCGCCGACCCGCCGCGATCCCGGCGTCCCGTGGAACACGAGCAGCGGCGTGCCTCCCGGGTCGCCGTACTCGGCGTAGGTCACGTGCCGGTCGTCGCCGACGGGAACGCTGGATCTACGTGTCCCCTCGCCACCCTCGCCGTCGGGGTCCGGCGCCACAGTGGTCGCGTTCATCGACCGAATAGTCGGTATCCGGACGGGAAGGGTCGATGCCGGATTGGTCCGGTTTTTTAACTATTCTCGGTGTACGCACGGGTGTGCAACGCGTCGAGTTCGCCGTCACCTACCCCGAGGACCGAGCCCACCCGATCCACGGAGCGGTCCAGACGACAGCGGGCGTCTCGCGCGCCGAGTTGCTGATCTGGGGGCCGACCGGCCGGGTCACGTCGCTGCTCTGGTTCGACTGTCCGGTCGACACCGCCCGCAGGCTACTCGGAGCGGTCGAGGCCAGGACGACGGAGTTGATCGGCGAGGACGGCGGCACCTACGCCTTCCTCGAACAGGAGACGTACGAACTTGACGCCGCGGTGCTGGGCGTCGTGGCCGACGCACACGTCGTCTTCCTCCCACCGGTCGTCTTCGAGGAGTCGGGCAACGCGACGGTCGAAGCCGTCGGGAGCAGGGAGGCCTTGGGGGCGTGCTACGAGGCGCTGCGCGAGCGCGTCCCCACGACCATCAAGCGGGTCCGCCCCTTCCGGCGGGGTGGGGAGAGCGGAGCGCTGACCGACCGCCAGCGGGCGGCCGTCGAAGCGGCGTCCGCGGTCGGCTACTACGACGTGCCCCGGACGGGCAGCGTCGCCGACGTGGCGGCCGAACTCGACTGTGCCCACAGCACCGCGGGCGAACTCCTCCGGAAAGCGGAGGCGGCGCTGGTCGACGCGGCCGTCGACGCCGGCTAGACAACGCGACACACCCCACTCAGCCCGCACAGCCGGTGCTCGGCCCGACGACCCCCTCGTCGATGATCGCCGTCTCTTCGTCGCCGCGCCAGATGACTCTGATCCGGTCACACGGCTGGAGCACGTCGACGGACTGTCCGGCGTTGCGCTCCTGGACGACGAGCCGCTGGCCGGCGGTGACGTTCTCCTCCCACTCGTTGACGACACCGGGGTCAGAGCCGTCGCTGTCACCCGGTGGTCCGTCCCGGGTCCCGGCAGGCGAGAGAGCCGGTGGCTTGTTGAGGTCGTTGAACTGATCGCCGTCTATCTCGACGACGAGCCCCTTCACGTCCGTCGACGGCGAGGCGTTGTTGCTCTCGCTGTCGTCGGTCTCGTTGAACACCGTCGTGCCACCGACGACCACCTCCAGTTGCGTTCGGCGCAAGCGGTCCCCGCCGTCGTGTGTGACGACGACCGAGTCGTTCTTCGCGACGCCGTCGCCGAAGTACCGGGACTCGAACTCGATGTCGGCCGTCGGGGCGACCGACGAGACGCTGTCGCCAAAGGAGAACGCGAACACCGTCAGTGTCGATCCGACGATAACGACCACTGCGACCATCAGTACGACGCCGAGCAACGACGAGACGCTTCGCTCCCCCGACAGCACGGAAATATCACCCATAGAGCACGTGGCTGTACTGTTGGGACGATACCATATAACAGTTCTTGAGACGACATTTCCGGGCGTCACGGTGCACACGGGGACGAACATGTTCGCACCCCCATCCGGCCACTGGGAACCCGCTTTCCCCTTTTGATGGTCGGGCCGTCAAGCCCCGACTGTATGGAAGTACAACGCAAGACGATCGCGAAGTTCATCGCTGCGGCCTTCGTGATCAACCTCGTCGTCATGGGTGCGGGCGCCTGGTTCGCCTACCAGGAGGCCCCGCCGATCCCCGACGAGATCACCGGACCGGAGGGACAGACCGTCGTCACGGACGAACAGATCAGGGACGGGAAGAAGGCTTTCCAGCGGGACGGCCTGATGAACCACGGGTCGATCCTGGGCAACGGCGCCTACTACGGCCCCGACTACACGGCCGATACGCTCGATCTGAAGACCGAGCACATGCGCCAATACTACGCGCGGGAGCGGTACGACGCCGACTACGGCGCGCTCGGGAGCGGCGAGCGTGCGGCGATCGACGAGGTCGTTAAGCAGGACTTGGACGACCAGTACGACGGCGGTGACATCCAGTACACCGCCGCGGAGCTGTACGCACACGAGCAGGTCCGCGAGGAGTACGTCGAGCGGTACCACGAGGGGAGCCACGAGCGGGGCGTCCCCGTGGAGATGATCGACTCCGAGGCCGACGCCCGGAAGTTCGCCGACTTCGCGCTCTGGACGGCCTGGTTCTCCCACACCGACCGGCCCGACGGTGACCACTCCTACACGAACGAGTGGCCCTACGCGCCGGGCGCCGGCAACGACGCCACCGCCGCCGCGATGACTTGGAGCGTCATCGCGATGATCCTGCTCGTCGGCGCGGCCGGCTTCGGCATCTGGCTCTACCGGTCGATCGAACTCCCGGAGCCCTCGGCCGACGGCCTTTCCGTGCCCGAACCCGCGGACGTGGAGATATTCCCGAGCCAGCGAGCAGCGTTGCGGTTCATCCCCGTCGCGGCCGGCCTGTTCCTCTCGCAGGTGTTGCTCGGCGGCCTGCTCGCGCACTTCTACATCGAGCGGGCCGGCTTCTTCGGGATCGAGGAGCTCTTCGGCGTTCACATCCTCCAACTGCTCCCCTTCGCCATCGCGAAGACCTGGCACATCGACCTGGGGATCCTCTGGATCGCCGCGACGTGGCTGGGGGCAGGCCTCTTCCTCCCACCGCTGCTGACC from the Haloarcula pelagica genome contains:
- a CDS encoding type IV pilin — encoded protein: MGDISVLSGERSVSSLLGVVLMVAVVVIVGSTLTVFAFSFGDSVSSVAPTADIEFESRYFGDGVAKNDSVVVTHDGGDRLRRTQLEVVVGGTTVFNETDDSESNNASPSTDVKGLVVEIDGDQFNDLNKPPALSPAGTRDGPPGDSDGSDPGVVNEWEENVTAGQRLVVQERNAGQSVDVLQPCDRIRVIWRGDEETAIIDEGVVGPSTGCAG